In a genomic window of Diorhabda carinulata isolate Delta chromosome 8, icDioCari1.1, whole genome shotgun sequence:
- the LOC130897473 gene encoding uncharacterized protein LOC130897473, whose translation MCEISSMDYDMKLIEEVKRYPELYDNSHRNFKNKELKATLWKDIAYKMRKQTDEYSVKTVRMRWKSLRDSYVKEIKYKMALSSGHNVKPRKNWRYSNCMTFLAPFLAISFPLTNNKQFSDESSEVIKEENEQADQPYFIAVNSSQEEAANGHFLGALLDFSKQESPCVSAKSDDSDIDSFFKGVADTVKKFSAVNQVFIQRNIVNMVLDMKLREAHERMSHERNVSDND comes from the exons ATGTGCGAAATTTCGAGTATGGATTACGACATGAAGTTGATCGAAGAAGTAAAAAGATACCCGGAATTATACGACAATTCGCACAGGAATTTCAAGAATAAAGAATTAAAAGCCACGTTGTGGAAAGATATCGCTTATAAGATGAGAAAACAAACGGACGAGTACTCTG TGAAGACCGTTCGTATGAGATGGAAGAGCCTCCGAGACTCATACGTCAAAGAGATAAAGTACAAAATGGCGTTGAGTAGCGGACATAACGTGAAACCGCGTAAAAACTGGCGTTACAGCAATTGCATGACATTTTTGGCGCCGTTCCTCGCGATCAGTTTTCCCTTGACgaacaataaacaattttccGATGAATCGAGTGAggtaataaaagaagaaaacgaaCAAGCGGATCAACCTTATTTCATAGCTGTAAATTCGTCGCAAGAAGAAGCAGCTAACGGTCATTTTTTAGGCGCATTGCTAGATTTTTCTAAACAAGAATCTCCGTGCGTATCGGCAAAAAGTGACGACAGCGATATCGATTCTTTTTTTAAGGGTGTCGCAGACACCGTGAAAAAATTCAGTGCCGTGAATCAAGTTTTTATACAAAGGAATATCGTCAATATGGTATTGGACATGAAATTGAGAGAGGCGCACGAAAGGATGAGTCACGAAAGGAACGTTAGTGataatgattga
- the LOC130897474 gene encoding transcription factor Adf-1-like has translation MDFSKEECLTLIQIVRDNELLYNPSSAFYRCRQKREEIWNQISSEINKPAAICKKKWRHLRDHFLRGHLRRGNSVHSWTYYEPLRFLEILRPTRPPDGKAENGADDEDDVFSETEEVQSKRSKMDDTNKYVYEDHDDIGLIPVNVLTEDSCSTDDVNIGNVQNDRDTDMFMVEISNRIKRLPHQLQDIAKVNILAHITELELQNEQS, from the exons ATGGATTTTAGCAAAGAAGAATGTCTCACTTTAATACAAATCGTACGCGACAACGAGTTATTATACAACCCATCTAGTGCGTTTTATAGATGTAGACAGAAAAGAGAGGAAATTTGGAACCAGATATCATCCGAAATAAATAAACCAG cTGCTATTTGTAAAAAGAAATGGAGACATCTAAGAGATCATTTTCTTCGAGGTCATCTCAGAAGAGGAAATAGCGTTCATTCTTGGACCTATTACGAACCATTAAGATTTTTGGAAATTCTAAGACCAACACG TCCTCCAGATGGGAAAGCGGAAAACGGTGCCGACGACGAAGACGACGTTTTTTCGGAAACGGAAGAAGTGCAATCTAAGAGATCCAAAATGGACGATACCAATAAATACGTTTACGAGGATCACGACGACATCGGATTGATACCGGTGAACGTTTTAACGGAAGACAGTTGTTCGACGGACGACGTTAATATAGGAAATGTACAAAACGATAGAGACACCGATATGTTTATGGTCGAAATATCGAACAGAATCAAGAGGCTACCTCACCAATTGCAAGATATCGCCAAAGTTAATATTTTAGCTCACATAACCGAATTGGAATTGCAAAATGAACAATCCTGA